In Pyrus communis chromosome 1, drPyrComm1.1, whole genome shotgun sequence, the following are encoded in one genomic region:
- the LOC137714476 gene encoding kinesin-like protein KIN-7E — MHVGERNWGSLTLLRVLFVREATWVFGRKRGEVEASMSVEEKILVSVRLRPLNDKEKAKNDVSDWFVKDNTVMYNNSHPDRPMSPSAYGFDRVFGWDCPTTKVYDEGAKEVVLSVINGINSTIFAYGQTSSGKTYTMKGITDYAVADIYDYIEKHSDREFVLKFSAMEIYNEAVRDLLSSESAQLRLLDDPEKGTVVEKLSEEILRDRNHLEELLSACEAQRKIGETSLNETSSRSHQILRLTIESSAREYLGIQSSSTLAATVNFVDLAGSERVSQALSAGMRLKEGCHINRSLLTLGTVIRKLSKGKNGHVPYRDSKLTRILQNSLGGNARTAIICTLSPARSHVEQSKNTLFFASCAKEVTTNAKVNVVRSDKALVKQLQKELAKMEDALRSLASKSMQEKELLLEQMDKEIKELTQQRDLAQSRVQNLLESTGDSQVPRIGENSGAESLSVGVKADNASDITDIPSFTGSYKHNRQLSASSEENFLLDSSAPEFVGLDSLPDWEDLAESAHVVERSHAEFEDIAQISHAECEDTAQRSQAEPEDNTQPTESEDIAGRSHSEPEDIAQRCPTESEDIAQRNRAESEVIAQRSQAESEVIAEASRAESEDSCKEIRCISSMDQNTFDLILSGSKENGENLAATAPMQQTGDKELNNVNAEYEAMRKKIQEMQRTINNLVNLPPMEQSPSSSESSTASMNLSRSRSCRAVIMSPSSFALHEAELNENTTPAEGFQRRPSRSRQGTHSRSISREDFPASVASVPMDLDGARDQRDTEVITQQEFPHRKPKVHQGENSRSKYGGYAGKLPRRDSDQDSILSVHVEAEESTEAANAQDISEGWPRSSKGLRWKLFHKSKQGSEIGSSTRASSQLESVLSAPVAWKVIPNVSESDVEDNMSVLNFANERKEDKYEAQRGAGRRRHNRAEHPLRTPSNWRLDFETQRGLIIQLWEACFVPLVHRTHFFILYNGDPSDFLYLEVELRRLTILKDTFSGGSNLKSRQAPTQAGSMKDLKREREMLAKKVPKRFASTKEKERLYQKWGIRLNTKQRSLQLANLTWTSTMDMGHIRESATLVAKLVGLVAPLDAPKEILGLSFLSHPINKKSSIWRDSMSTL; from the exons ATGCATGTGGGAGAGCGAAATTGGGGAAGTTTGACGCTTTTGCGGGTTTTGTTTGTGCGTGAAGCAACCTGGGTTTTCGGTAGGAAAAGAGGAGAAGTTGAGGCATCGATGTCTGTGGAGGAGAAAATCCTCGTTTCGGTTCGGCTGAGGCCGTTGAACGACAAGGAGAAGGCAAAGAACGATGTTTCCGATTGGTTCGTCAAGGACAACACCGTCATGTACAACAACAGCCATCCTGATCGCCCCATGTCTCCCTCTGCTTATGGTTTTG ACAGAGTATTTGGGTGGGACTGTCCCACGACGAAGGTGTATGATGAGGGAGCTAAAGAGGTTGTGCTTTCGGTCATCAACGGCATCAATT CAACCATTTTTGCCTATGGACAAACAAGCAGTGGAAAAACATACACTATGAAAGGAATCACAGATTATGCAGTTGCAGACATATACGACTACATTGAGAAA CATAGTGATAGGGAATTTGTGTTGAAGTTCTCCGCCATGGAGATCTACAACGAAGCTGTCAGAGACCTCCTCAGCTCCGAGAGTGCTCAACTTAGGCTCCTAGACGATCCAGAG AAAGGTACTGTTGTCGAGAAACTTTCAGAAGAGATTTTGAGAGACCGGAACCACCTAGAGGAGCTTCTTTCCGCCTGTGAAG CTCAGAGGAAGATCGGAGAGACCTCTCTCAACGAAACTAGCTCAAGATCTCATCAGATTTTGCGACTG ACAATTGAAAGTTCCGCTCGAGAATACCTAGGCATTCAAAGTTCTAGCACACTTGCAGCTACTGTG AATTTTGTTGATCTTGCGGGCAGTGAGCGTGTTTCTCAAGCGTTATCAGCTGGTATGAGATTGAAAGAAGGCTGCCACATAAATCGAAGCTTACTGACCCTGGGAACTGTAATTCGCAAACTAAG CAAGGGAAAGAATGGACACGTACCTTATAGAGATTCGAAGCTAACAAGAATACTGCAAAACTCGTTGGGAGGCAATGCCAGGACAGCCATCATTTGCACACTGAGCCCTGCACGAAGTCACGTTGAGCAATCGAAAAACACTCTCTTCTTTGCAAGTTGTGCGAAAGAGGTGACTACTAATGCAAAGGTCAACGTAGTAAGATCAGATAAGGCGTTGGTAAAGCAACTTCAGAAAGAACTAGCGAAAATGGAAGACGCGTTGAGGAGCTTAGCATCAAAGTCAATGCAAGAGAAAGAACTTTTGCTTGAACAG ATGGATAAAGAGATCAAAGAACTGACTCAGCAACGTGATCTTGCTCAGTCTCGGGTTCAGAATTTGCTAGAATCAACTGGAGACAGCCAAGTTCCAAGAATAGGTGAAAATTCAGGAGCTGAGTCATTATCCGTGGGTGTAAAAGCAGACAACGCATCTGATATTACTGATATACCTAGTTTTACTGGTTCCTACAAGCACAACCGTCAGCTTTCTGCCAGCTCTGAAGAAAACTTTCTGCTGGACAGTAGTGCTCCAGAGTTTGTTGGGCTTGATTCATTGCCGGATTGGGAGGATCTTGCAGAGTCTGCACATGTTGTGGAAAGATCTCATGCCGAATTTGAAGATATTGCACAAATATCTCACGCAGAATGTGAAGATACTGCACAAAGATCTCAGGCAGAACCTGAAGATAATACACAACCGACGGAATCTGAAGATATTGCAGGAAGATCTCATTCAGAACCAGAAGATATTGCACAAAGATGTCCAACAGAATCTGAAGATATTGCACAAAGAAATCGAGCAGAATCTGAAGTTATTGCACAAAGAAGTCAAGCAGAATCTGAAGTTATTGCAGAAGCATCTCGTGCGGAATCTGAAGATAGCTGCAAGGAAATTAGATGCATATCAAGCATGGACCAGAAcacttttgatttgattttaagCGGTTCTAAAGAAAATGGAGAAAACTTAGCCGCGACCGCTCCCATGCAGCAGACAGGAGATAAGGAGTTGAATAACGTTAATGCAGAGTATGAAGCAATGCGGAAAAAGATTCAGGAAATGCAAAGGACAATTAACAACCTTGTTAATCTTCCCCCAATGGAACAATCTCCTTCTTCCTCTGAATCTAGCACTGCAAGTATGAATTTGTCTAGAAGCCGAAGTTGCAGGGCGGTTATCATGAGTCCATCTTCTTTTGCATTGCATGAGGCAGAACTAAACGAGAACACAACACCTGCTGAAGGTTTCCAACGGAGACCTTCCAGATCAAGGCAAGGTACCCACAGTAGAAGTATATCTAGGGAAGATTTTCCAGCTTCTGTTGCGAGTGTTCCAATGGACCTAGATGGTGCCAGAGATCAGCGGGACACAGAGGTTATTACACAGCAGGAATTTCCTCATAGGAAACCAAAAGTCCATCAGGGGGAGAACTCTCGATCCAAGTATGGTGGCTATGCCGGAAAGTTACCAAGAAGAGATTCTGATCAAGATTCTATTTTGAGCGTTCACGTAGAGGCAGAGGAAAGCACGGAGGCAGCTAATGCACAGGACATTTCAGAAGGCTGGCCTAGAAGTTCAAAAGGTTTGCGTTGGAAGCTATTTCATAAATCGAAGCAAGGTTCCGAAATTGGAAGCTCAACCAGAGCTAGTTCTCAATTAGAGTCAGTTTTGAGTGCTCCAGTGGCTTGGAAAGTTATCCCCAATGTCTCGGAGTCTGACGTAGAGGATAATATGAGTGTTCTCAATTTCGCCAATGAACGCAAGGAAGACAAGTACGAG GCACAAAGAGGAGCAGGACGGAGGAGGCACAATCGTGCAGAACATCCTTTGAGAACCCCTTCTAATTGGCGCCTTGATTTTGAGACACAGAGGGGACTAATAATCCAGCTGTGGGAGGCTTGCTTTGTGCCATTGGTTCACAGGACACATTTCTTCATTCTTTACAATGGTGATCCGTCTGATTTTCTGTACTTGGAGGTAGAGCTACGAAGGTTGACGATTCTCAAGGACACCTTCTCTGGAGGAAGCAATCTAAAATCCCGCCAAGCTCCCACACAGGCTGGAAG CATGAAGGATCTTAAGCGAGAGAGAGAAATGTTAGCCAAGAAAGTGCCGAAGAGGTTTGCATcgacaaaggaaaaggaaaggctCTACCAGAAGTGGGGGATTAGGCTAAACACAAAGCAGAGGAGTCTGCAGTTGGCAAACTTGACATGGACGAGCACAATGGACATGGGGCACATCCGGGAGAGCGCCACCCTTGTTGCGAAGCTGGTTGGCCTTGTTGCACCACTCGATGCTCCCAAGGAGATACTCGGACTCAGCTTCTTATCTCACCCTATAAACAAGAAATCCTCCATTTGGAGAGATTCCATGTCTACTCTATAG
- the LOC137742829 gene encoding protein ACCUMULATION AND REPLICATION OF CHLOROPLASTS 6, chloroplastic-like, whose product METLKHFGIGFSTPRLLPFRHHRKPQKLPPTICFASKWAERLLADFQFLGDSSSSSSSDHHSLSSATATLAPPHLPPAVSPPERHVSIPIDFYQVLGAQQHFLGDGIRRAYEARASKPPQYGFTQEALFSRRQILLAACETLADPASRREYNQSLAEDEDGTIITQVPWDKVPGALCVLQEAGKTELVLQIGESLLRERLPKSFKQDVVLVMALAYVDMSRDAMELSPPDFIRGCEVLERALKLLQEEGASSLAPDLQSQIDETLEEITPRCILELLALPLRDEYRSRREEGLHGVRNILWSVGGGGAVAIAGGFTRENFMNEAFLHMTATEQVDLFVATPSNIPAESFEVYGVALALVAQAFVGKKPHHIQDADNLFQKLQQSKVTAVGHSVETYSEVDFALERGLCSLLIGDLDECRSWLGLDNDNSPYRNPSVVEFVLENSKAEDENDLPGLCKLLETWLMEVVFPRFRDTKDIEFRLGDYYDDPTVLRYLERLDGTNGSPLAAAAAIVNIGAEATAVLGNFKASAIQALQKVFPPGHRDENLTPQEDNEMNYAFLPVENGELLEESDVDESVHVAEVSGRNGSVGIREEELMTDKIKDATVKIMCAGVVIGLTTLIGLRYLPARRGSSNLHKELSSATASDVTSAGLPGDEKSAEEIPKMDARIAEGLVRKWQNIKSQAFGPNHSLEKLSEVLDGEMLKIWTDRATEIAQLNWSYGYTLLNLSIDSVTVSLDGQRAVVEATLEEMAQLTDVLHPEHNDSNRRTYTTRYEMSCSSSGWKIIEGAVLQS is encoded by the exons ATGGAGACCCTCAAACACTTCGGCATCGGCTTCTCCACTCCCCGCCTCCTCCCTTTCCGCCACCATCGGAAACCCCAAAAGCTCCCTCCCACTATCTGTTTCGCCAGCAAATGGGCCGAGCGCCTCCTCGCCGACTTCCAATTCCTCGGcgactcctcctcctcctcctcctcagaCCACCATTCCCTCTCCTCCGCCACCGCCACTCTCGCTCCTCCCCACTTGCCTCCCGCAGTTTCTCCCCCCGAGCGCCACGTGTCCATCCCCATCGATTTCTACCAGGTGCTGGGCGCCCAGCAGCATTTCCTTGGGGACGGTATAAGGAGGGCGTACGAGGCTAGGGCTTCCAAGCCGCCTCAGTACGGCTTCACCCAGGAGGCGCTGTTCAGCCGGAGGCAGATCCTTCTAGCCGCTTGCGAAACCCTAGCCGACCCCGCCTCCAGAAGAGAGTACAACCAGAGCCTTGCCGAAGACGAAGATGGAACCATCATCACTCAAGTTCCTTGGGATAAG GTTCCTGGAGCTCTGTGCGTGCTGCAAGAAGCTGGGAAGACTGAGCTGGTTCTTCAAATTGGGGAGAGTTTGCTAAGAGAGAGGCTGCCCAAGTCGTTCAAGCAAGATGTCGTTTTGGTCATGGCACTTGCTTACGTTGACATGTCGAGGGATGCAATGGAATTGTCCCCGCCTGATTTTATTCGGGGTTGTGAAGTGCTTGAGAGGGCTTTGAAACTCTTGCAG GAGGAAGGTGCGAGTAGCCTTGCACCTGATCTTCAATCGCAAATTGACGAGACACTGGAAGAGATCACCCCACGTTGCATTTTGGAACTTCTAGCTTTACCCCTCAGGGATGAGTACCGATCGAGAAGGGAAGAGGGCCTCCATGGTGTGCGCAACATACTGTGGTCTGTTGGAGGTGGGGGAGCAGTTGCAATTGCGGGAGGTTTCACTCGTGAAAATTTCATGAACGAGGCCTTCTTACATATGACTGCAACGGAGCAG gTTGATTTATTTGTCGCAACCCCAAGTAATATTCCAGCGGAAAGCTTCGAAGTTTATGGAGTGGCACTTGCGCTTGTTGCTCAAGCCTTTGTTGGTAAGAAGCCTCATCACATTCAAGATGCTGATAACCTATTCCAGAAACTTCAGCAATCCAAAGTAACAGCTGTAGGACATTCTGTCGAAACCTATAGTGAGGTAGACTTTGCTTTGGAGAGGGGTCTCTGTTCACTTCTTATCGGGGATCTTGATGAGTGTCGCTCATGGTTGGGCCTAGACAATGATAATTCACCATATAGAAATCCATCTGTTGTAGAATTTGTCTTGGAGAACTCAAAGGCCGAAGATGAAAATGATCTTCCTGGACTTTGTAAGCTATTGGAGACATGGTTGATGGAGGTAGTATTCCCCAGATTTAGAGACACCAAAGATATAGAGTTCAGACTTGGAGATTACTATGACGATCCTACAGTCTTGAGATACTTAGAGAGGCTGGACGGAACTAATGGTTCGCCCttagctgctgctgctgccattGTGAATATTGGAGCTGAGGCTACTGCAGTTCTTGGTAATTTCAAGGCAAGTGCCATTCAGGCATTGCAGAAGGTGTTTCCTCCGGGTCACAGGGATGAGAATCTTACACCTCAAGAAGATAATGAAATGAATTATGCATTTCTTCCTGTGGAAAATGGAGAGCTTCTGGAAGAATCTGATGTAGATGAATCTGTCCATGTGGCTGAGGTTTCTGGAAGAAATGGTTCTGTTGGAATACGTGAAGAAGAATTGATGACTGACAAAATCAAAGACGCAACTGTTAAGATTATGTGTGCTGGTGTGGTAATTGGACTGACAACGTTGATTGGATTGAGGTATTTACCTGCTAGGAGGGGCTCGTCCAACCTGCATAAAGAACTTAGCTCAGCGACTGCATCTGATGTCACAAGTGCAG GGCTACCAGGAGATGAAAAATCTGCAGAGGAAATACCAAAAATGGATGCAAGAATAGCTGAAGGTCTTGTTCGCAAATGGCAGAACATAAAATCTCAGGCTTTCGGGCCTAATCATTCTCTGGAAAAATTATCTGAG GTTTTGGATGGTGAGATGTTGAAGATATGGACAGATCGCGCAACCGAGATTGCACAGCTTAATTGGTCCTATGGATACACCCTGTTGAACTTGAGCATCGACAGTGTGACTGTATCGCTGGACGGGCAGCGTGCTGTGGTGGAAGCAACTCTTGAAGAGATGGCCCAGTTAACCGATGTGCTCCATCCGGAGCACAATGACTCAAACAGAAGAACGTATACAACGAGATACGAGATGTCTTGTTCAAGCTCTGGATGGAAGATCATTGAAGGAGCTGTCCTCCAATCATAA